The Bacillota bacterium genome includes a region encoding these proteins:
- the rpoE gene encoding DNA-directed RNA polymerase subunit delta: protein MYGEGWEEKTEILNFVYELIKTSGHPLHYSILMEEVAKRFFGEEEDLVRAKARFYTWLNLDPRFTCLGQGRWGLRSWSPEKGGRRVPLLSLMHKTVEYDDGAPRLSGREQLEEDYFPAHEVLRDKGGHLEQGELEGEDY, encoded by the coding sequence ATGTACGGAGAAGGATGGGAAGAAAAAACCGAAATCCTCAATTTCGTTTACGAACTGATCAAGACCAGCGGCCACCCTCTTCACTATTCGATCTTGATGGAAGAAGTGGCAAAAAGGTTCTTCGGTGAGGAAGAGGATCTGGTGCGGGCAAAAGCCAGGTTTTATACCTGGCTCAATCTTGATCCCCGCTTTACCTGTTTGGGCCAGGGGCGGTGGGGGCTGCGGAGCTGGTCGCCTGAAAAGGGGGGGCGGCGTGTTCCCCTCCTTTCACTGATGCACAAGACGGTGGAATACGATGACGGGGCGCCCCGGCTTTCAGGTCGGGAGCAGCTGGAGGAGGACTATTTTCCTGCCCATGAAGTGCTCCGGGATAAAGGAGGGCATCTAGAGCAGGGGGAACTGGAAGGAGAAGATTACTAA
- a CDS encoding PAS domain-containing protein, producing MGYHQLLRPTLHEVLNGFPAGVLIIDRWEKIVGLNRFLGELAGIAGQEVLGRDLRELFGEKEFPGEHPLLVTLATGKEFGRVPPEALFPFICPFPAYVSTHTLVAEDGERVGAMAVLWDARHQNELEQAVIRAERLAIMGQLAAGAVHEIRNHLTAVGGFLQLLKKELEGTPRVEYVDIMLDALRRVNSIIGDFLRLAKPGLPQRKPCRLESLIESVVKLLGSEWGRRRIAVKTCFAPDLPPVSLDEEQFKQVLLNVFTNAFEVMPEGGEIGVAVELDREEDGVQIAVRDTGPGVPEAIQAQVFEPFFTTKETGTGLGLYISRAIVQNHGGTIKIENNPDRGCRVVIHLPLR from the coding sequence TTGGGATACCATCAGTTGCTGCGACCCACGCTTCACGAGGTTTTAAACGGTTTTCCGGCAGGGGTGCTCATCATCGACCGGTGGGAGAAGATTGTCGGGTTGAACCGTTTTCTTGGAGAACTGGCGGGGATTGCCGGGCAAGAGGTCCTGGGGCGCGATCTTCGGGAGCTTTTTGGGGAGAAGGAGTTCCCGGGGGAGCACCCGTTGCTGGTTACTCTGGCCACCGGAAAGGAATTCGGCCGGGTTCCTCCGGAGGCATTGTTCCCCTTTATCTGCCCTTTTCCCGCCTATGTGAGCACCCATACCCTGGTTGCCGAAGACGGGGAGAGGGTAGGGGCAATGGCCGTTCTCTGGGACGCCAGGCACCAGAATGAGCTGGAACAGGCGGTGATCCGGGCCGAGCGCCTTGCGATCATGGGCCAGCTGGCGGCAGGGGCGGTTCATGAAATCAGGAACCACCTGACTGCGGTGGGAGGGTTCCTGCAGCTGCTCAAGAAAGAGCTGGAGGGGACGCCCCGCGTCGAGTATGTGGATATTATGCTGGATGCTTTGAGGCGCGTAAACTCCATTATCGGGGACTTTCTCCGTCTGGCGAAACCCGGCCTCCCCCAGCGCAAGCCCTGCCGTTTGGAAAGCCTGATCGAAAGCGTCGTCAAGCTGCTGGGAAGCGAGTGGGGACGCCGGAGGATTGCTGTCAAAACATGCTTTGCGCCGGACCTGCCGCCGGTTTCCCTGGATGAAGAGCAGTTCAAACAGGTGCTTTTAAATGTTTTTACCAACGCTTTTGAGGTGATGCCGGAGGGAGGGGAAATCGGGGTTGCGGTAGAGCTGGACCGGGAGGAGGATGGGGTTCAGATTGCGGTCCGGGATACGGGGCCGGGGGTTCCAGAGGCGATTCAGGCCCAGGTCTTTGAGCCCTTCTTTACCACGAAAGAGACGGGGACCGGCCTGGGGCTTTACATTTCCCGGGCAATTGTTCAAAACCATGGTGGAACGATTAAAATTGAAAATAACCCGGATCGAGGCTGCAGGGTTGTCATCCATCTCCCGTTGAGATAG
- a CDS encoding 4-vinyl reductase encodes MDESVEIYRKVLNYLYLTLSKTVAAIPFSGKYWLEEVTRGVGERVLAEYGKKLELSSRRPVDICKAYLNVLDREGFLRASAYHLEEEGDSVLVHLSRSRCVYQDFCRGAEKEELFFYCPRLGALQAALQQVLGVEYSTAVEIDVEADSCRGRIFPARRLKTEIVTREGDLLKIAGERAILLPKETYNSILVAIKEYAPHILKTVLYDAGYQSAFTVARQAKSYYSTPLEALEALFEEVKNCGLARVELIFLEPEAGRAVIRCYNSFEVATIRKYGELYRSPRVVCDLLRGMFSAYLTVILGRPILCEEMRCESLEGDYCEFHALPDESEAQAVGSEPLV; translated from the coding sequence GTGGACGAAAGCGTGGAAATTTACCGGAAGGTCTTGAATTACCTTTATTTGACGCTGAGCAAAACGGTTGCTGCGATTCCTTTCAGCGGGAAGTACTGGCTGGAGGAGGTGACCCGCGGCGTCGGGGAGCGGGTCCTGGCCGAGTACGGGAAAAAGCTGGAGCTGTCCAGCCGGCGCCCTGTAGATATCTGCAAAGCCTATTTGAACGTCCTCGACCGCGAGGGTTTCTTGCGGGCGAGCGCCTACCATCTGGAGGAAGAGGGGGACAGCGTTCTGGTGCACTTGAGCCGGAGCCGCTGCGTTTACCAGGATTTCTGCCGGGGGGCAGAAAAAGAGGAGCTTTTCTTTTACTGCCCCCGCCTGGGTGCGCTCCAGGCCGCCCTCCAGCAGGTGCTGGGAGTCGAGTATTCTACGGCGGTGGAAATCGATGTGGAGGCAGATTCTTGCCGCGGCCGGATTTTCCCCGCCAGGCGCCTGAAGACGGAAATCGTCACCCGCGAAGGGGATCTTTTAAAGATTGCGGGAGAAAGGGCGATCCTTTTGCCCAAGGAGACCTACAACTCGATCCTTGTTGCGATAAAAGAGTACGCCCCCCATATCCTCAAGACCGTGCTTTACGATGCAGGCTACCAGTCCGCCTTCACGGTTGCCCGGCAGGCGAAAAGCTATTACAGCACTCCCCTCGAAGCCCTCGAAGCCCTCTTCGAAGAGGTTAAAAACTGCGGCCTGGCCCGGGTGGAGCTAATCTTCCTGGAACCCGAGGCCGGGAGGGCTGTGATCAGGTGCTACAATTCCTTCGAAGTGGCGACAATCAGAAAGTACGGCGAGCTTTACCGGTCGCCGCGGGTTGTCTGCGACCTGCTCCGGGGGATGTTCTCCGCCTATTTAACCGTTATTCTTGGGCGTCCCATCCTGTGCGAAGAAATGAGGTGCGAGTCGCTGGAGGGGGACTACTGCGAATTCCACGCTTTGCCTGATGAAAGTGAAGCGCAGGCGGTAGGGAGTGAGCCCCTTGTCTGA
- a CDS encoding MBL fold metallo-hydrolase, with protein sequence MMRIRWFGHACFVCEGSGVRLLTDPFSKEVGYAPPREKVDLVTVSHDHYDHNAVEGLPGRPAVIREPGRHRVRGLQVEGFSVFHDEVKGAKRGRNLIFVWEMDGIRLCHLGDLGHVLEPATVRELGKIDLLMVPVGGVYTIDAAGARKVVEQLAPRVVIPMHYRTPALTFELGPVEDFTRFFDRVRREKEFAGDGGSLPGEQEVVVLDYIH encoded by the coding sequence GTGATGCGGATTCGCTGGTTTGGACATGCCTGTTTTGTTTGTGAAGGGAGCGGGGTTCGCCTCCTGACGGATCCTTTCAGCAAAGAGGTGGGTTACGCTCCGCCCCGGGAGAAAGTGGATCTGGTGACTGTGAGCCACGACCACTACGACCACAACGCGGTTGAGGGGCTGCCGGGGCGTCCGGCTGTGATCAGGGAGCCGGGTCGCCACCGCGTGCGGGGGCTCCAGGTGGAGGGTTTTTCCGTTTTCCACGATGAGGTGAAGGGTGCGAAGCGGGGCAGGAATCTCATCTTTGTTTGGGAGATGGACGGGATCAGGCTCTGTCACCTGGGGGACCTGGGGCACGTCCTCGAGCCTGCCACCGTCCGGGAGCTGGGGAAAATCGACCTCTTGATGGTTCCGGTGGGCGGGGTTTATACGATCGATGCCGCCGGGGCGCGCAAGGTAGTGGAGCAGCTGGCACCCCGGGTCGTGATCCCGATGCACTACCGGACCCCGGCCCTGACCTTCGAACTTGGCCCGGTGGAGGATTTTACCCGCTTTTTTGACCGGGTGCGGCGGGAAAAAGAATTTGCAGGAGATGGTGGAAGTCTGCCCGGGGAGCAGGAAGTTGTGGTCCTCGACTACATCCACTAG
- a CDS encoding peptidoglycan bridge formation glycyltransferase FemA/FemB family protein, translating to MRLIGDAERDFFNDFIRSSPKPHFLQTYEWGELKKATGWEPLRLMVFKGELPVAAVSLLKRRLPFFNRTILYAPRGPVLGEGCDPEAEDFFWGEVKKIARLNRAIFLKVDPDIPKEDEGYRTRLEKRGFRPAGNRVGFGGIQPRFVFRLDLTPPEEKILAAMEGKTRYNIRLAARKGVQVRVARDRSDLEIFYRLLLETAARDRFLIRACSYFERIWDLFVSRGTAQIFLAEYQGEVIAGALAFHCGERVWYLYGASGNRFRNVMPNHLLQWTMIRWAKELGCRIYDFRGVPGDADPENPLHGLYRFKKGFGARFTEFIGEYDLVLSPFWYFLWTRVLPLYRRLARFLRQGGKKDEALLAGEE from the coding sequence ATGCGTCTGATTGGGGATGCAGAACGAGATTTTTTTAATGATTTCATCCGTTCTTCTCCGAAGCCCCATTTTCTTCAGACTTACGAGTGGGGTGAATTGAAAAAGGCAACGGGCTGGGAACCCCTGCGCCTTATGGTCTTCAAGGGAGAGCTTCCGGTTGCTGCAGTTTCCCTCTTGAAGCGCCGCCTCCCCTTTTTCAACCGCACGATTCTCTACGCACCCCGTGGTCCCGTGCTGGGAGAAGGATGCGATCCAGAAGCCGAGGACTTTTTCTGGGGTGAGGTTAAGAAAATAGCACGCCTCAACCGGGCGATTTTTCTAAAGGTGGATCCGGACATCCCCAAAGAGGACGAGGGCTACCGCACCCGGCTTGAAAAGCGGGGGTTCCGCCCTGCCGGAAATCGCGTAGGGTTCGGGGGAATCCAGCCCCGCTTCGTTTTTCGCCTCGACCTCACTCCCCCTGAAGAGAAAATCCTTGCGGCAATGGAAGGCAAGACCAGGTACAATATTCGCCTCGCAGCGCGCAAGGGGGTCCAGGTCCGGGTCGCCCGCGACCGCTCCGATCTCGAAATCTTTTACAGGCTTCTTTTGGAAACAGCAGCCCGCGACAGGTTTCTCATCCGGGCCTGCTCCTATTTCGAGAGAATCTGGGATCTTTTCGTGAGCCGCGGGACGGCCCAGATCTTTCTTGCCGAGTACCAGGGCGAGGTGATTGCCGGCGCCCTGGCCTTTCACTGCGGGGAACGGGTCTGGTACCTGTACGGCGCTTCAGGCAACCGCTTCCGGAACGTGATGCCGAACCACCTCCTCCAGTGGACGATGATCCGTTGGGCCAAGGAGCTGGGCTGCAGGATCTACGATTTCCGGGGTGTACCCGGTGATGCCGATCCTGAAAACCCCCTGCACGGGTTGTACCGCTTTAAAAAGGGGTTTGGGGCGCGGTTTACCGAGTTTATCGGGGAGTACGACCTGGTCCTTTCTCCTTTCTGGTACTTCCTCTGGACGCGGGTTCTTCCTCTTTACCGGCGGCTCGCGCGCTTTTTGCGCCAGGGCGGGAAAAAGGATGAAGCGCTTCTTGCCGGGGAGGAGTGA
- a CDS encoding response regulator — MSFSGAFLLVVDNHPGVRFLLKEVLEQDGYQVRVLAHGKDVLPEIKRKPPAALLLDWNLPGWQGWEVLVELEKQRLGVPVILMTGWGDGLLFRRALEKGVIGYLVKPFALADLRKMIRQALAVSPYFRPVEAGQPAST; from the coding sequence TTGAGTTTTTCAGGAGCATTTTTGCTGGTTGTAGACAACCACCCGGGGGTGCGCTTCCTCTTGAAAGAGGTGCTTGAGCAGGATGGTTATCAGGTTCGGGTGCTGGCGCATGGCAAGGATGTCCTCCCTGAAATTAAACGGAAACCTCCTGCCGCGCTCCTGCTTGACTGGAACCTGCCGGGCTGGCAGGGGTGGGAGGTGCTCGTTGAGCTGGAGAAGCAGCGGCTCGGGGTTCCGGTGATCCTGATGACGGGTTGGGGCGATGGGCTGCTGTTCCGGCGCGCCCTGGAAAAAGGGGTGATCGGTTACCTGGTGAAGCCCTTTGCTCTTGCCGATCTGAGGAAGATGATCCGGCAGGCCCTCGCGGTCTCCCCTTATTTCCGGCCGGTAGAGGCAGGACAGCCTGCTTCGACATAA
- the alr gene encoding alanine racemase gives MMKEEINPARWIEVDLEAIAHNTAQVKGLLSPGVRLMAVVKGDGYGHGLVPAARAALARGADMLGVTHPEEGVVLREAGIAAPVLIFRPLLPGEEEIAAAYRLTVTLSDLQQAKRLAAAARKIGERIPMHVKIETGMGRTGFTPASFWSEVDELLSLPELKWEGIYTHFSAAAGDPSFTRRQFRVFREVVNTLAGRGIRIPLRHVCNSAALLLYPEMHLDLVRAGTLLYGQLPAGIRSAPLSLRGTWSFWARVVHLQRLPRGATVGYGRTYRVRRDTVLAVLPVGYSDGFGLDVAPRPAGWWDLVKVLGKTAGAFLGFPWGAYYVKVNGKSAPVVGRLGMGLCCVDVGKIPEVCIGTPVLLPARRTVISSAVPRLYVKGGEAALREPEGESPFNRHDSSGND, from the coding sequence GTGATGAAAGAAGAGATCAACCCGGCGCGCTGGATCGAGGTTGACCTGGAGGCGATCGCCCACAATACGGCCCAGGTCAAGGGGCTGCTTTCCCCCGGTGTGCGGTTGATGGCTGTTGTCAAGGGGGACGGGTACGGGCACGGCCTGGTTCCCGCGGCGCGTGCTGCCCTCGCCCGGGGCGCCGATATGCTGGGGGTTACCCACCCCGAGGAGGGGGTCGTTTTAAGAGAGGCGGGGATTGCCGCTCCCGTTTTGATTTTTCGCCCCCTTCTGCCCGGAGAGGAGGAAATTGCTGCGGCCTACCGTCTGACCGTTACCTTAAGCGATCTCCAGCAGGCAAAACGCCTCGCTGCTGCAGCCCGTAAGATAGGGGAAAGAATCCCCATGCACGTGAAAATCGAAACCGGAATGGGGCGCACAGGCTTTACCCCTGCCTCCTTCTGGAGTGAGGTGGATGAACTTTTGAGCCTTCCGGAATTGAAGTGGGAGGGAATTTACACACACTTCTCCGCTGCTGCCGGCGATCCCTCCTTTACCCGCCGCCAGTTCCGGGTTTTCCGCGAGGTGGTCAACACCCTCGCGGGCCGGGGAATCCGCATCCCCCTCCGGCACGTTTGCAACAGCGCCGCCCTTCTCCTCTACCCCGAGATGCACCTCGACCTGGTCCGGGCCGGCACGCTCCTCTACGGCCAGCTTCCTGCCGGGATCAGGTCGGCCCCCCTGAGCCTCCGGGGCACCTGGTCCTTCTGGGCCAGGGTTGTCCATCTCCAGCGCCTTCCCCGGGGGGCGACGGTGGGCTACGGGCGGACCTACAGGGTGCGCAGGGATACCGTGCTTGCGGTCTTGCCCGTTGGTTACAGCGACGGATTTGGCCTCGACGTGGCTCCACGCCCCGCAGGCTGGTGGGATCTCGTGAAGGTACTGGGCAAGACGGCAGGGGCCTTTTTGGGATTCCCCTGGGGTGCTTACTACGTAAAGGTGAACGGGAAATCTGCACCTGTTGTGGGCCGCCTCGGCATGGGATTGTGCTGCGTTGATGTGGGTAAAATACCGGAGGTGTGCATTGGAACCCCGGTTTTGCTGCCCGCCCGGCGCACCGTGATCAGCTCTGCAGTTCCCCGCCTTTACGTTAAGGGTGGGGAAGCAGCGCTGCGGGAGCCAGAAGGAGAATCACCCTTTAACCGGCATGATTCGAGCGGAAATGACTGA
- a CDS encoding CTP synthase, whose product MTKYIFITGGVVSSLGKGITAASLGCLLKSRGLKVSIQKFDPYINIDPGTMSPYQHGEVFVTDDGAETDLDLGHYERFIDRNLTRHSNVTAGLVYWSVIRKERRGDFLGGTVQVIPHITNEIKEFIQRIAVEEKPDVVITEIGGTVGDIESLPFLEAIRQFKGDVGRERVLYVHVTLVPYLKAAGELKTKPTQHSVKELRSIGIQPDIIVCRCERPLTKDLKDKIALFCDIDVNAVIEAVDAASIYEVPLRLEKEGLAEIVVERLGLPRRKPDLREWEELVSICRNPKYRVRVAVVGKYTDLKDAYLSIGEALCHGGIAHQAAVEIVWVDAEDLERENPEKMLGGANGILVPGGFGSRGIAGKIKAINYARTKRVPFFGICLGMQCAVIEFARNACGLTDANSTEFEPATPYPVIDLLPEQREVRDLGGTMRLGIYPCRLLPDSRAARAYGAEVVEERHRHRYEFNNEFRELLTEKGLRITGTSPDGRLVEIIEIPDHPWFVACQFHPEFKSRPNRPHPLFRDFIGAALNFPGV is encoded by the coding sequence TTGACGAAATACATCTTTATTACAGGTGGGGTTGTATCTTCCCTGGGGAAGGGGATCACCGCCGCATCCCTGGGATGCCTGCTGAAGAGCCGGGGCCTAAAGGTTTCCATCCAGAAATTTGATCCCTACATCAACATCGACCCGGGGACGATGAGCCCTTACCAGCACGGAGAGGTTTTTGTTACAGATGACGGCGCGGAAACCGACCTCGACCTGGGCCACTACGAGCGCTTTATCGACCGGAACCTGACCCGGCACAGCAACGTAACTGCCGGTCTCGTCTACTGGTCGGTGATCCGGAAGGAGCGCCGGGGGGATTTTTTAGGGGGTACGGTGCAGGTCATCCCTCACATTACCAATGAGATCAAGGAGTTTATCCAGCGCATTGCCGTTGAGGAAAAACCTGATGTGGTGATCACCGAAATCGGAGGAACGGTGGGGGACATCGAATCCCTTCCCTTCCTGGAGGCAATCCGCCAGTTCAAGGGAGATGTCGGCCGGGAGCGGGTGCTGTATGTCCACGTCACCCTCGTCCCGTATTTAAAGGCCGCAGGTGAGTTGAAAACGAAGCCCACCCAGCACAGCGTGAAGGAGCTGCGCAGCATCGGCATCCAGCCGGATATCATCGTCTGCCGCTGCGAGCGCCCCCTCACCAAAGACCTGAAGGATAAGATTGCCCTTTTCTGCGATATCGATGTGAATGCCGTGATCGAGGCCGTGGATGCGGCCTCGATTTATGAGGTTCCCCTCCGTCTGGAAAAGGAGGGGCTGGCCGAGATTGTGGTGGAGCGCCTGGGGCTGCCGCGCCGGAAGCCGGACCTGCGGGAGTGGGAGGAGCTTGTTTCCATCTGCCGCAATCCGAAATATCGCGTCAGGGTTGCGGTTGTGGGGAAGTACACGGATCTCAAAGATGCCTACCTGAGCATTGGGGAAGCCCTCTGCCATGGGGGAATTGCCCATCAGGCTGCAGTGGAGATCGTCTGGGTGGATGCTGAGGATCTGGAAAGGGAAAATCCGGAGAAGATGCTTGGCGGGGCGAACGGGATCCTTGTTCCCGGCGGCTTCGGCAGCCGGGGAATTGCCGGCAAGATCAAGGCGATCAATTACGCCCGGACAAAGCGGGTGCCTTTTTTTGGAATTTGCCTGGGGATGCAGTGCGCGGTTATCGAATTTGCCCGGAACGCCTGCGGCTTGACGGATGCCAACAGCACCGAATTCGAGCCCGCCACTCCCTATCCTGTGATCGACCTTCTCCCCGAGCAGCGGGAGGTCAGGGATCTGGGAGGAACGATGCGCCTCGGGATTTACCCCTGCAGGCTCCTCCCTGACAGCCGCGCCGCGCGGGCTTATGGTGCCGAGGTTGTAGAGGAGCGCCACCGCCACCGCTATGAATTCAACAATGAATTCCGGGAGCTTCTCACGGAGAAAGGGCTGCGGATCACTGGCACCTCTCCCGATGGGAGGCTGGTGGAAATCATCGAGATTCCGGACCACCCCTGGTTCGTGGCCTGCCAGTTTCATCCTGAATTCAAGTCTCGCCCCAACAGGCCCCATCCCCTTTTCCGGGATTTCATCGGGGCTGCTTTAAATTTTCCAGGAGTCTGA
- a CDS encoding ATPase has product MKSRAYFGVEGLDRLISKGMNYGSQIMVHGDTGVGKTVLAGEFIKEGLRCGDVCIYVACDEPPAVMRQHLGTFRVGTRAYEEVERLIFVDAYEEEASSEKFHIADQRSLDKYFALERELIRRYAGRRIRLVVDSLSTIFTPFDPPEILEFHRSRLKYLRKNEILTLDIFVDGVLEDRVMTIASHLYNVILKMKFGGTETRPVRILQVGKVRSGKFSSTPYMFGISPVFGILVATELEV; this is encoded by the coding sequence GTGAAGTCGAGGGCGTATTTTGGCGTCGAAGGTTTGGACCGGCTTATTTCTAAAGGCATGAATTACGGGTCGCAGATCATGGTGCACGGCGACACCGGTGTGGGAAAGACGGTGCTGGCAGGAGAATTCATCAAAGAGGGGCTCCGGTGCGGCGATGTCTGCATTTATGTCGCCTGCGACGAGCCTCCGGCCGTGATGCGCCAGCACCTGGGGACCTTCAGGGTGGGGACCCGGGCCTACGAAGAGGTCGAACGCTTGATCTTTGTGGATGCCTACGAAGAGGAGGCCAGTTCCGAAAAATTTCACATCGCCGATCAGCGGAGCCTTGATAAATATTTCGCCCTGGAAAGAGAGCTTATCAGGCGCTATGCCGGCCGGCGCATCCGGCTTGTTGTGGACAGCCTGAGCACCATCTTCACTCCCTTTGACCCTCCAGAGATTCTGGAATTTCACCGGAGCCGTTTGAAATACCTCCGGAAAAACGAAATCCTCACCCTCGACATCTTTGTGGACGGGGTGCTTGAGGACAGGGTGATGACCATCGCCAGCCACCTTTACAACGTAATCCTGAAAATGAAGTTCGGCGGTACGGAAACGCGGCCGGTTCGGATTTTGCAGGTGGGGAAGGTCCGGAGCGGGAAATTCAGTTCCACCCCCTATATGTTCGGGATCAGCCCCGTTTTCGGAATCCTCGTTGCAACAGAACTGGAGGTGTAG
- a CDS encoding arginine--tRNA ligase — protein MGVLERIRSEIYQGLVRAARGAREQGEIAWESLPSFALEVPRERAHGDFATNLALLLARELGRPPRAVAQALLQFFPAGEVAYLSRTEVAGPGFINFFLDPSWLYEVLVEVEAQDERYGCSDLGQGEKVQVEFVSANPTGLLHMGNARGAALGDTLANILTAAGYDVTREFYINDAGNQIETFGLSLEARYLQLLGYDVPFPEDGYPGEDLIESMKGLIAQVGDRYVGIDPDLRRERLIKYALKEKLAQMERDLADFGVVYDVWFSEQSLHDSGAVEEVLRELQAKGYLYEEEGALWFRSTLFGEEKDEVLVRSNGTPTYFAADIAYHQNKFRRGFSRVINIWGADHHGHVSRLKGALRALGLDPDRLEVIIMQLVRLFRGGELVRMSKRTGEYITLRELMEEVGRDAARYFFVMRSADSHLDFDLDLAREQSSENPVYYIQYAHARICSILRQSDAPPPRAEEAVLEVLRDPAELALIRKIAELPGEILFAATHLEPHRLAHYAYELATLFHGFYTTCRVLTEDPVLRAARLVLVNASRIALRNTLKLLGVSAPERM, from the coding sequence ATGGGGGTTTTAGAGCGGATCAGAAGTGAGATCTATCAGGGATTGGTCAGGGCGGCACGGGGGGCGCGGGAACAAGGGGAAATTGCCTGGGAGTCCCTGCCCTCTTTTGCCCTTGAGGTGCCCCGCGAAAGGGCGCACGGGGATTTTGCCACAAACCTGGCTTTGCTTCTTGCCAGGGAGCTGGGGCGGCCCCCGCGCGCCGTTGCGCAGGCACTCCTGCAGTTTTTTCCTGCCGGTGAGGTGGCTTACCTTTCCCGAACGGAGGTGGCGGGGCCGGGGTTTATCAACTTTTTTCTGGATCCCTCCTGGCTTTATGAGGTTTTGGTTGAGGTGGAGGCCCAGGATGAACGCTACGGCTGCTCCGACCTGGGGCAGGGGGAGAAGGTCCAGGTGGAATTTGTCAGCGCGAACCCTACCGGCCTCCTGCACATGGGGAACGCCCGGGGCGCCGCCCTGGGAGATACTCTTGCCAACATCCTCACCGCAGCAGGCTACGACGTGACGCGGGAGTTTTACATCAATGATGCTGGAAATCAAATTGAAACCTTCGGGCTGTCCCTTGAGGCCAGGTATCTCCAGTTGCTGGGCTATGATGTGCCCTTTCCGGAAGACGGCTACCCCGGTGAAGATCTGATTGAAAGCATGAAGGGCTTGATTGCGCAGGTTGGCGACAGGTATGTGGGGATTGACCCGGATCTCAGGCGGGAGAGGCTGATTAAATACGCCCTCAAGGAAAAACTGGCGCAAATGGAACGGGATCTTGCCGACTTCGGGGTTGTTTATGATGTCTGGTTTTCCGAGCAGTCCCTTCACGACTCCGGGGCCGTAGAAGAGGTCTTGAGGGAGCTGCAGGCGAAGGGGTATCTTTACGAAGAAGAGGGCGCGCTCTGGTTTCGTTCCACCCTTTTCGGGGAAGAAAAGGACGAGGTCCTGGTGCGGAGCAACGGGACCCCCACATACTTTGCAGCCGACATCGCCTACCACCAGAATAAGTTCCGGCGGGGCTTCAGCCGGGTTATCAACATCTGGGGAGCAGACCACCACGGCCACGTCTCCCGCTTGAAGGGGGCGCTGCGCGCCCTGGGGTTAGACCCGGACCGGCTCGAAGTAATTATCATGCAGCTCGTCAGGCTTTTTAGAGGCGGCGAGCTGGTCCGGATGTCGAAGCGGACCGGGGAGTACATAACTTTAAGGGAACTTATGGAGGAGGTTGGGCGGGATGCCGCGCGCTACTTTTTTGTGATGCGGAGCGCGGACAGCCACCTTGATTTCGATCTTGACCTGGCCCGGGAGCAGTCCAGTGAAAACCCGGTTTACTACATCCAGTACGCCCATGCCCGGATCTGCAGCATCCTGCGCCAGAGTGACGCCCCTCCGCCCCGGGCGGAGGAGGCGGTTCTGGAGGTTCTTCGGGACCCCGCGGAGCTTGCCCTGATCCGGAAGATCGCTGAACTGCCGGGGGAGATCCTTTTTGCGGCAACCCACCTCGAACCTCACCGTCTTGCCCATTACGCGTACGAACTGGCCACCCTTTTTCACGGTTTTTATACAACCTGCCGCGTCCTCACGGAGGACCCTGTTTTGCGCGCGGCACGTCTTGTGCTCGTAAACGCATCCCGCATTGCTTTGCGGAACACCCTGAAGCTTTTAGGAGTTTCAGCACCGGAGAGGATGTAA